In Ruminococcaceae bacterium BL-6, a genomic segment contains:
- a CDS encoding BlaI/MecI/CopY family transcriptional regulator, whose amino-acid sequence MKKYEIPESEKRLAKIIWRHEPIHSGELVKLCEKEMHWKKSTTYTILKKLCDKGIFQNQNAVVTSLLKKEEFHAEQSREFIEDTFGGSLPRFIASFIGGKKLSRKEAEELKRLIDEYKEN is encoded by the coding sequence ATGAAAAAATATGAGATACCCGAAAGCGAAAAAAGGCTTGCCAAAATCATCTGGCGGCACGAACCGATCCATTCCGGCGAACTGGTGAAGCTGTGTGAAAAGGAAATGCATTGGAAAAAATCCACTACCTATACGATACTGAAAAAGCTGTGCGACAAAGGAATTTTTCAGAATCAGAATGCAGTCGTCACATCTCTTCTCAAAAAAGAGGAGTTTCATGCGGAACAGAGCAGAGAATTTATTGAAGACACCTTTGGAGGGTCGCTGCCAAGATTTATTGCCTCTTTTATCGGCGGGAAAAAACTTTCCCGCAAAGAGGCGGAGGAGCTCAAACGCTTGATCGACGAATATAAGGAGAATTGA
- a CDS encoding Transcriptional regulator, PadR family → MSNASYKSYKIAKGGITLENLTEMLKGVLEGCVLEIISRKETYGYEITRRLNALGFTDVVEGTVYTILIRLEKNKLVDIEKKPSDMGPPRKFFALNDAGREELRKFWEKWEFVASKINELKEGKS, encoded by the coding sequence GTGAGTAATGCTTCATACAAGTCATACAAAATAGCAAAAGGAGGGATTACGCTGGAAAACCTGACGGAAATGCTCAAAGGCGTGCTTGAGGGCTGCGTCCTTGAAATTATCAGCCGCAAAGAAACCTACGGATACGAAATCACGCGGCGGCTGAACGCCCTCGGCTTCACAGACGTTGTGGAGGGAACGGTGTACACCATCCTGATCCGGCTGGAGAAGAACAAGCTGGTGGACATCGAAAAAAAGCCCTCCGACATGGGGCCACCGCGAAAGTTTTTCGCGCTCAACGACGCGGGACGTGAGGAGCTGCGGAAGTTCTGGGAAAAGTGGGAGTTCGTCGCGTCGAAAATCAATGAGTTAAAGGAGGGAAAATCATGA
- a CDS encoding protein of unknown function (Evidence 5 : Unknown function): MKFFYPLLLIPNIKTVFEVLLSADPSMSSKKLIFFFPQNKK; encoded by the coding sequence ATGAAATTCTTTTATCCGCTGTTGCTGATCCCGAATATCAAGACTGTTTTTGAAGTGCTTTTGAGTGCGGATCCTTCAATGAGCAGTAAAAAACTTATTTTTTTCTTTCCTCAAAATAAAAAATGA
- a CDS encoding conserved protein of unknown function (Evidence 4 : Unknown function but conserved in other organisms), whose amino-acid sequence MKCPYCGETMEMGYIAVPFALEWIPFGKKLRLIYKKDAVMDSEWIIPSLTRKRSILNFCRKCKKLVIDLEEKAEKL is encoded by the coding sequence ATGAAATGCCCCTATTGCGGAGAAACCATGGAGATGGGATATATTGCCGTTCCTTTTGCGCTGGAGTGGATTCCATTTGGGAAAAAGCTGCGGCTGATATACAAGAAAGATGCAGTGATGGATTCAGAATGGATCATTCCTTCTTTAACGCGAAAGAGATCAATACTTAATTTCTGCCGAAAATGCAAAAAGTTAGTGATTGACTTGGAGGAGAAAGCGGAAAAGTTATAA